One genomic window of Pseudomonas chlororaphis subsp. piscium includes the following:
- the sppA gene encoding signal peptide peptidase SppA: MSDEWKAPSKSAADSADDKSWKLLEKTLLAGVQEQRRSRRWGIFFKFLTFVYLLVALALFTPLMDMEKTATRGAGYTALIEVTGMIADKESASADNIVTGLRAAFEDSKVKGIVLRINSPGGSPVQSGYVYDEIRRLRGLHPDTKVYAVISDLGASGAYYIASAADQIYADKASLVGSIGVTAAGYGFVGAMEKLGVERRTYTSGEHKSFLDPFQPQKPEETQFWQSVLDTTHRQFIASVKQGRGERLKDKDHPELFSGLVWSGEQALQLGLVDGLGNASSVARDVVGEKELVDFTVQESPFDRFSRKLGASVAEHLAMWMGFQGPTLR, encoded by the coding sequence ATGAGCGACGAATGGAAAGCACCGAGCAAATCGGCTGCCGACAGTGCTGACGACAAGAGCTGGAAACTGTTGGAAAAAACCCTGCTGGCCGGTGTGCAAGAGCAGCGGCGTTCACGGCGCTGGGGGATTTTCTTCAAGTTTCTGACCTTTGTTTATCTGCTTGTGGCCCTGGCGCTGTTTACGCCGTTGATGGATATGGAAAAAACCGCTACCCGCGGTGCCGGTTACACGGCGCTGATCGAGGTGACGGGCATGATCGCGGACAAGGAGTCGGCGAGCGCCGACAACATCGTGACCGGCTTGCGTGCGGCTTTCGAGGATTCGAAAGTCAAGGGCATTGTGCTGCGTATCAACAGTCCTGGCGGTAGCCCGGTGCAATCGGGTTATGTCTATGACGAAATCCGTCGCCTGCGTGGTCTGCATCCGGATACCAAGGTCTATGCGGTGATTTCCGATCTGGGGGCTTCCGGCGCCTACTACATTGCCAGCGCTGCTGACCAGATTTATGCCGACAAGGCGAGCCTGGTGGGTTCCATCGGGGTTACGGCGGCCGGTTATGGTTTTGTCGGCGCCATGGAAAAGCTGGGTGTGGAGCGTCGTACCTACACCTCGGGTGAGCACAAGTCGTTCCTGGACCCGTTCCAGCCGCAGAAGCCCGAGGAAACCCAGTTCTGGCAGAGCGTGCTGGATACCACTCATCGCCAGTTCATCGCCAGCGTCAAGCAAGGGCGTGGCGAGCGTCTCAAGGACAAGGATCATCCGGAGCTGTTCTCCGGTCTGGTCTGGTCCGGCGAGCAGGCGCTGCAGCTGGGTTTGGTCGATGGTCTGGGGAATGCCAGCTCGGTTGCCCGGGATGTGGTCGGCGAGAAGGAGTTGGTGGATTTCACTGTTCAGGAGTCGCCTTTCGATCGCTTCTCGAGAAAGCTGGGTGCCAGTGTTGCCGAGCATCTGGCTATGTGGATGGGCTTTCAGGGGCCGACACTGCGCTGA
- the rluC gene encoding 23S rRNA pseudouridine(955/2504/2580) synthase RluC — protein MTTTAPSTPGVQLLEVSPEYAGQRIDNFLLARLKGVPKTLIYRILRKGEVRVNKGRIKPEYKLQAGDIVRVPPVRVPERDEPVPVAQGLLQRLEASIVYEDKALIVINKPAGIAVHGGSGLNFGVIEAFRQLRPDAKELELVHRLDRDTSGLLMIAKKRSMLRHLHEALRGDGVDKRYMALVRGNWATSIKQVRAPLLKSNLRSGERMVEVNEEGKEALTVFKVLRRFGDFATMVEAKPVTGRTHQIRVHTLHAGHCIAGDSKYGDDDFTKEIRDLGGKRLFLHAYMLTVPLPDGGELKLQAPVDEMWAKTVERLSAP, from the coding sequence ATGACGACTACTGCCCCCTCGACCCCAGGCGTTCAACTGCTTGAGGTCTCGCCGGAATATGCCGGCCAACGAATCGACAATTTCCTCCTCGCTCGGCTCAAAGGCGTGCCCAAGACCTTGATTTACCGCATTTTGCGCAAAGGCGAAGTGCGAGTGAACAAGGGCCGGATCAAGCCCGAATACAAGCTGCAGGCGGGCGATATCGTGCGCGTGCCGCCGGTGCGTGTGCCGGAGCGTGACGAACCTGTGCCGGTGGCGCAGGGGCTGTTGCAGCGCCTGGAGGCTTCGATTGTCTATGAAGACAAAGCCCTGATCGTGATCAACAAGCCCGCTGGCATTGCCGTGCATGGCGGCAGTGGTCTGAATTTCGGGGTGATTGAAGCCTTTCGTCAGTTGCGCCCGGACGCCAAGGAGCTGGAGCTGGTTCACCGTCTCGACCGCGATACTTCCGGCCTGCTGATGATCGCCAAGAAGCGCAGCATGCTGCGCCATCTACATGAAGCCTTGCGCGGCGATGGTGTCGACAAGCGCTACATGGCGTTGGTGCGCGGCAACTGGGCGACCTCGATCAAGCAGGTCCGCGCGCCGTTGCTCAAGAGCAACCTGCGTTCCGGCGAGCGCATGGTCGAAGTGAACGAAGAGGGCAAGGAGGCCTTGACCGTATTCAAGGTGCTGCGCCGTTTCGGTGACTTCGCCACCATGGTCGAAGCCAAGCCGGTGACCGGTCGTACCCACCAGATTCGTGTGCATACCTTGCATGCCGGGCATTGCATTGCTGGCGACAGCAAGTACGGCGATGACGATTTCACCAAGGAAATTCGTGACCTGGGCGGTAAGCGTCTGTTTCTGCATGCCTACATGCTGACCGTGCCGCTGCCCGATGGTGGCGAGCTGAAATTGCAGGCGCCGGTGGATGAAATGTGGGCCAAGACTGTGGAGCGCCTGAGTGCACCCTGA
- a CDS encoding Maf family protein has protein sequence MLPLLLASSSAYRRELLTRLRLPFTCSSPDIDESHRPGESATELVKRLAEEKARALAATHPGHLIIGSDQVAVLGERIIGKPHTFEKAREQLLAASGASVTFLTGLALLNSKSGRCQVECIPFTVHMRELNPARIERYLHAEQPYDCAGSFKAEGLGISLFRSTEGSDASSLIGLPLIRLVDMLLAEGVEIP, from the coding sequence ATGCTGCCTTTATTACTTGCCTCAAGCTCGGCCTACCGTCGCGAATTGCTCACCCGCCTGCGCCTGCCATTCACCTGCAGCTCACCGGATATCGACGAGAGCCACCGCCCCGGGGAATCCGCCACCGAGCTGGTCAAGCGCCTCGCCGAAGAGAAAGCCCGAGCGCTGGCCGCCACCCACCCAGGACACCTGATCATTGGCTCGGACCAGGTCGCGGTGCTCGGCGAGCGCATTATCGGCAAGCCCCACACTTTCGAAAAGGCGCGCGAACAGTTGCTCGCCGCCAGCGGCGCCAGCGTGACTTTTCTCACCGGCCTGGCCCTGCTCAACAGCAAGAGCGGCCGCTGCCAGGTCGAGTGCATCCCTTTCACCGTACACATGCGTGAGTTGAACCCCGCCCGCATCGAGCGCTACCTGCACGCCGAACAGCCTTATGACTGCGCCGGCAGCTTCAAGGCCGAGGGCCTGGGCATTAGCCTGTTCCGCAGCACCGAGGGCAGCGACGCCAGCAGCCTGATCGGCCTGCCACTGATCCGCCTGGTAGACATGCTGCTCGCCGAAGGCGTGGAAATCCCCTGA
- a CDS encoding YceD family protein: protein MLNDPIPPHVDPRKLADRGTTLQGELLLADLERLCDPLSDNVGTVQAKFVFERDERKAVVIHSSIDVEVKMVCQRCLELVTLPIHSECSYAVVKEGANTQSLPKGYDVLELGEDPLDLQALIEEELLLALPIVPAHHPEECQQPAGLDEPEPSEDEVTRSNPFSVLAQLKRDPNV, encoded by the coding sequence ATGTTGAATGACCCGATTCCACCTCACGTTGACCCGCGCAAATTGGCTGACCGTGGCACCACCCTTCAAGGTGAACTGCTGCTGGCCGATTTGGAGAGACTCTGCGACCCGCTTTCCGACAATGTCGGTACGGTGCAGGCTAAATTCGTTTTCGAGCGTGACGAGCGTAAAGCTGTAGTTATCCACAGCTCCATCGACGTCGAAGTCAAAATGGTTTGCCAGCGTTGTCTTGAGCTGGTCACCCTGCCGATCCATAGCGAATGCAGTTATGCTGTGGTGAAGGAGGGTGCGAATACCCAGTCGTTGCCGAAAGGTTATGACGTGCTGGAACTGGGCGAAGATCCTTTGGATCTGCAGGCTTTGATCGAGGAGGAGCTTTTGCTCGCCTTGCCCATCGTGCCTGCTCATCATCCGGAAGAATGCCAGCAGCCGGCGGGTCTCGATGAGCCCGAACCGAGCGAGGACGAGGTAACGCGGTCCAACCCGTTCAGTGTATTGGCGCAGTTAAAGCGTGACCCAAACGTTTAG
- the rpmF gene encoding 50S ribosomal protein L32 — MAVQQNKKSRSARDMRRSHDALEASTLSVEKTTGEVHLRHHVSPEGVYRGRKVIDKGADE, encoded by the coding sequence ATGGCTGTTCAGCAGAACAAAAAATCCCGCTCTGCCCGTGACATGCGTCGTTCGCACGACGCTCTCGAGGCTAGCACCCTGTCCGTAGAAAAGACCACTGGTGAAGTTCACCTGCGTCACCACGTATCGCCAGAAGGCGTATACCGTGGTCGTAAAGTGATCGACAAGGGCGCTGACGAGTAA
- a CDS encoding HAD-IA family hydrolase, translating to MHPDYKLLIFDWDGTLADSIGRIVEAMHVASDRSGFARCDDFAVKGIIGLGLPEAIRTLYPHISDAELVDFRQHYADHYIALEAEPSPLFAGVVQSLEAFRREGYHLAVATGKARRGLDRVLKAHGWEDYFDITRAADETASKPHPLMLEQILAHCEVRPEQALMVGDSSFDLLMARNAGMASVAVSYGAQSLEALQAYEPRLSIDSFPQLHAWLSQRGN from the coding sequence GTGCACCCTGATTACAAGCTGCTGATCTTCGACTGGGACGGCACCCTGGCCGACTCCATTGGTCGGATAGTCGAGGCCATGCATGTGGCCTCCGATCGCTCGGGGTTTGCCCGGTGCGATGATTTCGCGGTCAAGGGCATCATCGGCCTGGGATTGCCGGAGGCGATCCGTACGCTGTATCCGCACATCAGCGATGCCGAGCTGGTGGATTTCCGCCAGCACTATGCCGATCACTACATCGCTCTCGAGGCTGAGCCTTCTCCGTTGTTTGCCGGGGTGGTGCAGTCTCTCGAAGCTTTCCGGCGCGAGGGATATCATCTGGCGGTAGCGACCGGCAAGGCGCGTCGTGGCCTGGATCGAGTGTTGAAGGCTCATGGCTGGGAAGATTATTTCGACATCACCCGCGCTGCCGACGAAACCGCGAGCAAGCCTCATCCGTTGATGCTCGAGCAGATCCTGGCACATTGCGAGGTGCGCCCCGAGCAGGCGTTGATGGTCGGGGATTCCTCCTTCGACCTGCTGATGGCGCGCAACGCAGGCATGGCATCGGTTGCGGTCAGTTATGGCGCGCAATCGCTGGAGGCCTTGCAGGCTTACGAGCCACGCCTGTCTATCGATAGTTTTCCTCAATTGCATGCCTGGCTCAGCCAGCGGGGCAATTGA
- the plsX gene encoding phosphate acyltransferase PlsX, with the protein MSAQVIAIDAMGGDFGPRSIVQASLACLSATPSLHLALVGQPFLLEELISGHSTVDRARLTVVPAAEVIGMDEKPSQALRGKPDSSMRVALELLRDGKVQACVSAGNTGALMALSRYVLKTLPGIDRPAMVAAIPTQRGYCQLLDLGANVDCSAEHLFQFAVMGSVAAETLGIVRPRVALLNIGTEDIKGNQQVKLAASLLQNARGLNYIGFVEGDGLYRGEADVVVCDGFVGNILLKSSEGLATMIAARIEALFKKNAVSRVVGALALPLMRRLQADLAPARHNGASFLGLQGIVVKSHGSAGVQGFQSAIQRALIEIQENLPERLHGRLEDLLL; encoded by the coding sequence TTGTCCGCTCAAGTCATCGCGATTGACGCAATGGGCGGGGACTTCGGTCCCCGCAGCATTGTTCAGGCCAGCCTTGCTTGCCTGTCTGCTACCCCCTCGCTGCACCTGGCCCTCGTCGGTCAACCTTTCCTTCTAGAAGAACTGATTTCCGGTCATTCGACTGTGGATCGCGCGCGCCTGACGGTTGTGCCCGCTGCTGAAGTCATTGGCATGGATGAAAAACCTTCCCAGGCTTTGCGTGGCAAGCCGGATTCCTCCATGCGGGTGGCGCTCGAGCTGTTGCGCGATGGCAAGGTCCAGGCCTGTGTCAGTGCCGGCAATACCGGTGCGCTGATGGCGTTGTCGCGTTATGTGCTGAAAACCCTTCCGGGCATCGATCGTCCGGCGATGGTGGCGGCTATTCCGACCCAGCGTGGCTATTGCCAGCTGCTGGATCTGGGGGCCAACGTCGATTGCAGCGCCGAGCACCTGTTCCAGTTCGCTGTCATGGGTTCGGTGGCGGCTGAGACGCTGGGGATCGTTCGTCCGCGAGTGGCATTGCTCAATATCGGCACTGAAGACATCAAGGGCAATCAGCAGGTCAAGCTGGCGGCGAGCCTGTTGCAGAATGCCCGGGGTCTGAATTACATCGGTTTCGTCGAGGGCGACGGCTTGTATCGCGGCGAGGCGGATGTGGTGGTGTGCGACGGTTTTGTCGGCAATATCCTGCTCAAGTCCAGCGAGGGGCTGGCGACCATGATCGCGGCGCGTATCGAGGCGTTGTTCAAGAAAAATGCGGTTTCCCGTGTGGTGGGTGCCCTGGCGTTGCCACTGATGCGGCGTCTGCAGGCCGATCTGGCGCCGGCGCGGCACAATGGTGCGAGTTTTCTCGGTTTGCAGGGAATAGTCGTGAAAAGCCACGGTTCGGCGGGGGTTCAGGGCTTCCAGAGCGCGATTCAGCGGGCGTTGATCGAGATCCAGGAAAACCTCCCGGAGCGCCTGCACGGCCGGCTCGAAGATCTGTTGCTTTAG
- the rne gene encoding ribonuclease E — protein sequence MKRMLINATQPEELRVALVDGQRLYDLDIESGAREQKKANIYKGRITRIEPSLEAAFVDFGSERHGFLPLKEISREYFKKAPEGRVNIKDVLSEGQEVIVQVEKEERGNKGAALTTFISLAGRYLVLMPNNPRAGGISRRIEGEERNELREALNGLVAPADMGLIVRTAGLGRSSEEMQWDLDYLLQLWTAIKEASLDRAAPFLIYQESNVIIRAIRDYLRQDIGEVLIDSVEAQDEALTFIRQVMPQYASKIKLYEDSVPLFNRFQIESQIETAFQRVVELPSGGSIVIDPTEALVSIDINSARATKGSDIEETALQTNLEAAEEIARQLRLRDIGGLIVIDFIDMTPAKNQRAVEEKVRECLEADRARVQVGRISRFGLLEMSRQRLRPSLGESSGIVCPRCNGTGIIRDVESLSLAILRLIEEEALKDRTAEVRAQVPIPVAAFLLNEKRNSITKIELRTRARIVILPNDHLETPHFEVQRLRDDSPEASISQSSYEIAAAAAEAEEVQPAAATRTLVRQEAAVKTAPARANAPVPTEVAAAPVAAPAAVAEPSLFKGLVKSLVSLFATKEEPAAPVVVEKPATERPARNEERRNGRQQSRNRNGRRDEERKPREERAPREERAPREAREERQPREVREAREEVQATAREERAPRPPREERQPRPLREDRKPRGEREERVRELREPLDAAPAATAEERPARQPREERQPRPPREERQPRAEQAAAVAEEELLPNEEQLQEEGQENAEGDRPRRRSRGQRRRSNRRERQRDANGNVIEGSEENSEEPSSADLAAGLAVTAAVASTLISAPAEAQAHEQAERATAATQEAAPTVEAPVVEATTAVEIPAAPAVEVAQASEEQREEQAAEPAVVAEQPAVVAEPVVEAPVAEAPAAEPAQEAPRAFERAAEAIVAEAPAPVAEVVAEAVVAAEPVAVEPVAAETVAAEPVVAAPAAPVEAPAAEVAAPAVEAVPVSALTSTGRAPNDPREVRRRKREAERLQKEAELAAAAAAEAPVEAVVAAEPAPVVAEVVEAAPAAEPAIEQPAPAADEAPRSVEEVVEHKPKALEEEHEPKPLV from the coding sequence ATGAAAAGAATGCTGATTAACGCAACTCAACCCGAAGAGTTGCGTGTTGCACTGGTAGATGGCCAACGCCTCTACGACCTGGACATCGAATCCGGTGCACGCGAGCAGAAGAAGGCCAACATCTATAAAGGCCGTATCACTCGCATCGAACCAAGCCTCGAGGCTGCCTTTGTCGATTTCGGCTCTGAGCGCCACGGCTTCCTGCCCCTCAAAGAAATCTCCCGCGAATACTTCAAGAAAGCCCCCGAAGGTCGCGTCAATATCAAGGACGTCCTGAGCGAAGGCCAGGAAGTCATCGTTCAGGTCGAAAAAGAAGAACGTGGCAACAAGGGCGCCGCCCTGACCACCTTCATCAGCCTGGCCGGCCGTTACCTGGTGCTGATGCCGAACAACCCGCGTGCCGGCGGCATCTCCCGTCGCATCGAAGGCGAAGAGCGCAACGAACTGCGCGAAGCCCTGAACGGCCTGGTAGCCCCTGCCGACATGGGCCTGATCGTGCGCACTGCCGGCCTGGGCCGCAGCAGCGAAGAAATGCAGTGGGACCTCGACTACCTGCTGCAACTCTGGACCGCCATCAAAGAAGCCTCGCTGGACCGCGCAGCGCCTTTCCTGATCTACCAGGAAAGCAACGTGATCATCCGCGCCATCCGCGACTACCTGCGCCAGGACATCGGCGAAGTGCTGATCGACAGCGTTGAAGCCCAGGACGAAGCCCTGACCTTCATCCGCCAGGTGATGCCGCAGTACGCCAGCAAGATCAAGCTGTACGAAGACAGCGTTCCGCTGTTCAACCGTTTCCAGATCGAAAGCCAGATCGAAACCGCCTTCCAGCGCGTCGTCGAACTGCCTTCCGGCGGCTCCATCGTCATCGACCCAACCGAAGCCCTGGTGTCCATCGACATCAACTCGGCCCGCGCCACCAAAGGCAGCGACATCGAAGAAACCGCCCTGCAGACCAACCTGGAAGCAGCGGAAGAAATCGCTCGCCAGCTGCGCCTGCGTGACATCGGCGGCCTGATCGTCATCGACTTCATCGACATGACCCCGGCCAAGAACCAGCGTGCCGTGGAAGAGAAAGTCCGCGAATGCCTGGAAGCTGACCGCGCACGCGTCCAGGTCGGTCGCATCTCGCGCTTCGGCCTGCTGGAAATGTCCCGTCAGCGCCTGCGTCCATCCCTCGGCGAAAGCAGCGGCATCGTCTGCCCTCGCTGCAACGGCACCGGCATCATCCGCGACGTCGAATCGCTGTCGCTGGCGATCCTGCGCCTGATCGAAGAAGAAGCCCTGAAAGACCGCACTGCCGAAGTTCGCGCCCAAGTGCCGATTCCAGTCGCGGCCTTCCTGCTCAACGAAAAACGCAACTCGATCACCAAGATCGAACTGCGCACCCGTGCTCGTATCGTCATTCTGCCGAACGACCATCTCGAAACGCCGCACTTCGAAGTCCAGCGTCTGCGCGATGACAGCCCGGAAGCCAGCATCAGCCAGTCCAGCTACGAAATCGCCGCTGCCGCTGCCGAAGCCGAAGAAGTCCAGCCAGCCGCCGCGACCCGCACCCTGGTTCGCCAGGAAGCCGCCGTCAAGACCGCTCCAGCCCGCGCCAACGCACCGGTTCCAACCGAAGTTGCCGCTGCTCCTGTTGCCGCTCCGGCCGCCGTTGCCGAGCCAAGCCTGTTCAAGGGCCTGGTGAAGTCCCTGGTCAGCCTGTTCGCCACCAAGGAAGAGCCAGCCGCTCCGGTCGTGGTTGAAAAACCGGCCACCGAGCGTCCTGCGCGCAACGAAGAACGCCGCAACGGTCGTCAGCAGAGCCGCAACCGTAACGGTCGCCGCGACGAAGAGCGCAAGCCACGCGAAGAACGCGCCCCTCGTGAAGAGCGCGCACCGCGCGAAGCCCGCGAAGAGCGTCAGCCACGTGAAGTCCGCGAGGCTCGCGAGGAAGTCCAGGCCACCGCTCGCGAAGAGCGCGCGCCGCGTCCGCCACGGGAAGAGCGTCAACCACGCCCACTACGCGAAGACCGCAAGCCACGTGGCGAGCGTGAAGAGCGTGTGCGTGAACTGCGCGAACCGCTGGACGCCGCTCCTGCCGCTACCGCTGAAGAGCGCCCGGCTCGCCAGCCACGCGAAGAGCGTCAACCTCGCCCACCGCGTGAAGAGCGCCAACCTCGTGCCGAACAGGCCGCTGCCGTAGCTGAAGAAGAGCTGCTGCCGAACGAAGAACAACTGCAGGAAGAGGGTCAGGAGAACGCCGAGGGCGATCGTCCACGCCGCCGCTCCCGTGGCCAGCGTCGTCGCAGCAACCGTCGTGAGCGCCAGCGTGACGCCAACGGCAATGTGATCGAAGGTTCGGAAGAAAACAGCGAAGAGCCAAGCAGCGCCGATCTGGCCGCAGGCCTGGCGGTCACCGCCGCCGTTGCCAGCACCCTGATCAGCGCCCCGGCCGAAGCCCAGGCTCACGAGCAGGCCGAACGTGCGACCGCCGCTACCCAGGAAGCCGCACCGACCGTCGAAGCACCGGTAGTCGAGGCCACCACTGCGGTAGAGATCCCAGCAGCACCTGCTGTTGAAGTCGCCCAGGCCAGTGAAGAACAGCGCGAAGAACAGGCCGCGGAACCTGCAGTTGTTGCAGAACAACCTGCAGTAGTTGCCGAGCCTGTGGTCGAAGCACCAGTCGCTGAAGCACCAGCAGCAGAGCCAGCTCAGGAAGCACCTCGTGCCTTCGAGCGCGCCGCCGAGGCGATCGTTGCCGAAGCGCCTGCACCAGTCGCAGAAGTTGTGGCTGAAGCAGTCGTGGCTGCTGAACCTGTAGCTGTTGAACCCGTAGCTGCTGAAACTGTAGCCGCCGAGCCTGTGGTTGCCGCACCGGCAGCACCAGTTGAAGCACCTGCCGCCGAAGTGGCTGCGCCAGCTGTCGAGGCCGTACCGGTCAGCGCCCTGACCAGCACCGGTCGCGCGCCAAACGACCCGCGTGAAGTGCGTCGTCGCAAGCGCGAAGCCGAGCGTCTGCAGAAGGAAGCCGAACTGGCTGCCGCTGCCGCCGCTGAAGCTCCGGTAGAAGCCGTAGTGGCTGCCGAGCCTGCGCCGGTGGTTGCCGAGGTGGTCGAGGCAGCTCCTGC